In one Rhea pennata isolate bPtePen1 chromosome 15, bPtePen1.pri, whole genome shotgun sequence genomic region, the following are encoded:
- the TNRC18 gene encoding trinucleotide repeat-containing gene 18 protein isoform X1, whose product MMDGRDFGPPRSVHGPPPLLSALAMESHRLAPAAGRLAPAAGPLAAGLPAALPPGKFLASGISLHSHPGFSHLPNGLYPSYIPLSHLEPPSAGSPLLAQLGQHSLFESQKDGFYLSGHAGQSALHPQPPLSRTAGNHTPSTLLREKDLGQLHKSSKEGLKDPGGKERACRSDLSLPFAKKEGKPKEEPRPRSVVDLTQDTKPESERKTSVVEKAVKVSERLSPFLAEHMPNRGGGSGEPKSKNPLQSSSLSNCNGGGDPMLKVLGAEQDRCAKDPARHDENMRPSAHAHAERLKRGEPLLPSVGALHVSCSCPSPHPSQPGKMTPATTFPPQPVHSSMYTIFPPAKELGREHKVIAPTFVPSVEAYDERTGPIQIASQARDAKAKDKDLGKVGVLQSPTERCLADASRTLLSQDFSCHSDAKRMEALREKGSVIRANSMALKRQVASEPFLNRPGLGSPESREFLASKDLLKPSPEAEHRPCDRDRFQRSSSKEAVKVYSTLDSSRQHLDHGQLKPPEQKWKPFEMGNFATTQMAVLAAQHNHVSRAEEEAKKVYLDPSGLPRSSVVGSRGTADVLHPTSHGEGSAMQSLIKYSGSFAKETTSRQSCGKKSPFGGLGNMKLDSAQLGASKVQQLLSQQPAKQLKRDPERPESAKSFGRESIGSQGEVEVRHLPVGIAVAVARQKDNSSSSSSKLGPSLADRDRSLSLSSIKGHGRSEDDCGEERSRHRDSHLLAGRLERDQEKLLRESKELADFARIHPSGCATNGLNSNLMVTGGPTLSGSGRWSADPASHLAAHPWLPRTGSPSMWLASHPYGLGHPSLHQGMTPGFPPAMGGALPSAYQFARDPQSGQLVVIPSEHLPHFAELMDRAPPLWPAMYPPTRSSLQHAHQLQLLSHQQLLRQHELYILQQQAAHAMELQRSAQLVERLKASEQRADMEEKVTKRSLDSAKSGLSSSAPGLVHRKPPVLSPSASTSYSKAVSPPPLSPRASPVSVLKAEVIQKMEEPPSQPAYSYPATPSSHPSSPPPASPPPAPAIPPKEEAPETVEKKDLELEKEAAGPFQALFPEIPPGYPFQSLPPSFGRHYPYLLQPTAASDADGLAPDVPLPAEGSEHMELSPEVKPIHLSPSKMLEPIQAAAEEESLEERVKSEVQIEEGQEVMCEQDMGTLNIATSTAVPVQNVDNCNLLLHQGEALSAMEQDQEDLQSCPPPYQVMTCSAEAEAQAEAGSGAETSMHMDYDGSLVHAESEPPEMDLTAQQEEASVSMDLQGGDVPRGREFPSLPPEEGEQRPEISSYTDEAISCPIPALDIKPGDPLAGMNALVAATEMPQACSLLTTASVTSSQVKMEVLPDQALEHSFLQGITLLSEIAEMELEKRKQEMQTGPESFPVRPTLESLLAASTHMLMEVLSTPFMESLKTIRLPRELNPNKKYSWMQKKDEPLYSIKSAIENMDAMELDYRMRLAELQRRYKEKQRELVKLQRRRDSEEKHDEKSRSLARRGPGRPRKRKLGSSALSPIKERGKSDSKSGKLSKSLLLSEDSETGEGMKKRHKGALPEEDDDMESSSGKMKGRNQSWEEHDVTPSFSNELKLKKKKIPSDQEQLASKLDKALSLTKQDKLKSPFKFADSSGGKPKTSGGGGRYLPPHEALPSKEEKKNLAKNLGLSLKTAKEGKNKVAAKMKKMEVGLKVKNQLKVSHSPAISEVSSYSYNTDSEEEEEEEEGSLRDEWPAQSPSGSKPRPPGLYSAAARKGSKAAGGLKAAARGLSAGRTLKPKPAAGRKQPFCLLLREAEAGSSFSDSSEDSFDQDSSSEEEEEEDEEEEEEVEDYGTDGTDRLSSPALDESGLGLLARFAASAMPSPIVPPPLSIVQLEAKQKAKKKEERQSLMGTEFEYTDSESEIKIRKKSPSGLLRGKKGPLDSSSIPPSQAPSSLDSGSGSTDKAKLGTEKGRKLKKFKSPKDLSFEFGLEASDDDLWNRRRSERIFLHDATMSSTMLTPAVPTSSTPVSKPGRCGKGAPMSPKKEGSKGKERKELSKQRKKGKEAPCCSSSSSMSPPGIPSSPSDVRVSLANALSSTKKSKAKVKAKEVKKENRGKGGAVSKLMESMAAEEDFEPNQDSSFSEDENIPLSMLVERPPTPAPRSCIIDKDELKDGLRVLIPMDDKLLYAGHVKTVHSPDIYRVVVEGERGNRPHIYCLEQLLQEAIIDVKPPSVRFLPEGTRIAAYWSQQYRCLYPGTVVRGSLDMEEDGDLITVEFDDGDTGRIPLSHIRLLPPDYKIQCAEPSPALLVPSTKRRSRKSSKDAGEGKEGASLGSEEPVSKGKGRGRKPSVKAKAEEAALPEEKDQVDPSLGASSVPEKPACLGKPSVKGSRKSQSLPAGGSPVPTEEKRLKASKMKISTKLHSSPQPAYQPAVFGSILSTEAYSDLPGTLTAFGSGDTSAAKAKAKKGRASEETQEFGTMAKAQRKHDSEILIKLDHEGVMSPKTKKMKEAMRMLEDSNMASRRDSKSLLGLGYSPAMGAEGKQKSSRGKGAEGDPCPTSFAGKFDGSGESLTASKDQEDKTAAPAAVEESESNSSDSSSESEGEEEAEKNQGEAQDSSSASSRASTPLSSSNSSSSSSSSSSSSSSSSSSSSSASSTSSSSSSSSSSSSTTDEDSSCSSDDEVAEAQPSSSIQQTLPPKQTKQAGKSRASSHPQSQKQPAQQPVQQPAPQQSGNKSRPKKREGIHLPTTKELAKRQRLPSVENRPKIAAFLPARQLWKWFGKPTQRRGMKGKARKLFYKAIVRGKEIIRIGDCAVFLSAGRPNLPYIGRIQSMWESWGNNMVVRVKWFYHPEETNPGKKLNEGKRWDQKSGRSLSTALQASNQRKDFMERALYQSSHVDENDVQTISHKCLVVGLDQYEQMLKTKKYQDSEDLYYLAGTYEPTTGMIFNTDGVPVIC is encoded by the exons GCTTTTCCCACCTGCCTAACGGGCTGTATCCGTCGTACATTCCCCTGAGCCACCTGGAGCCCCCCAGCGCCGGCAGTCCTCTCCTGGCCCAGCTGGGACAGCACAGCCTCTTCGAGTCGCAGAAAG ATGGGTTCTACCTGTCTGGCCATGCGGGCCAGTCCGCTTTGCACCCGCAGCCTCCCCTCTCGAGGACCGCAGGCAACCACACGCCGAGCACTCTGCTGCGGGAGAAGGACCTTGGGCAACTGCACAAGAGCTCGAAGGAAGGCCTGAAAGACCCCGGTGGGAAGGAGCGGGCATGCCGGAGCGATCTCTCCCTGCCCTTCGCCAAGAAGGAGGGCAAGCCGAAGGaggagccccggccccgcagcgtGGTCGACCTCACGCAGGACACCAAACCTGAGAGCGAGCGGAAAACGAGCGTGGTGGAGAAGGCGGTGAAGGTCAGCGAGCGACTCTCGCCGTTCCTGGCCGAGCACATGCCAAATCGGGGTGGGGGCAGCGGGGAACCGAAGTCCAAGAACCCGCTACAGAGCTCTTCCCTCAGCAACTGCAACGGCGGTGGGGACCCtatgctgaaggtcctgggcGCCGAGCAGGACCGCTGTGCCAAGGACCCCGCTCGGCACGACGAGAATATGAGGCCTTCCGCGCACGCCCACGCCGAGCGGCTGAAGCGGGGTGAGCCCCTCCTGCCCTCCGTGGGTGCTTTGCACGTCTCCTGCAGCTGCCCGTCCCCGCACCCCTCGCAGCCGGGGAAGATGACGCCCGCCACAACATTCCCTCCGCAGCCCGTCCATTCCAGCATGTACACCATCTTCCCGCCGGCCAAGGAGCTGGGGAGGGAGCACAAAGTCATCGCCCCCACCTTCGTGCCTTCGGTCGAAGCCTACGACGAGAGGACCGGGCCCATCCAGATCGCCTCGCAGGCTCGCGATGCCAAGGCAAAGGACAAGGACCTGGGCAAAGTGGGGGTGCTGCAGTCGCCCACGGAGCGGTGCCTTGCGGATGCCTCCCGCACGCTCTTGTCCCAGGACTTTTCTTGCCACAGCGATGCCAAAAGGATGGAGGCTCTGAGGGAGAAGGGCTCAGTGATCAGGGCGAACTCCATGGCGCTGAAGAGGCAGGTCGCTTCGGAGCCGTTCCTCAACCGGCCGGGGCTGGGCTCTCCGGAGAGCAGGGAGTTCCTGGCCTCCAAGGACTTACTGAAGCCGAGTCCGGAGGCAGAGCATCGCCCCTGTGACCGAGACCGCTTTCAACGGTCGAGCTCCAAAGAAGCAGTGAAGGTCTACAGCACTTTGGACTCCTCCCGGCAGCACCTGGACCACGGACAGTTGAAGCCCCCTGAGCAGAAGTGGAAGCCCTTTGAGATGGGCAACTTTGCCACCACGCAGATGGCGGTGCTGGCTGCACAGCACAACCACGTCAGCCgggcagaggaggaagccaAGAAGGTCTACCTTGACCCCAGCGGCCTGCCGCGGTCCTCAGTGGTGGGCTCACGGGGCACTGCGGACGTCCTCCACCCCACCTCTCACGGTGAAGGGTCGGCCATGCAGAGCCTCATCAAGTACAGCGGCAGCTTTGCCAAGGAGACCACATCTCGGCAGAGCTGCGGCAAGAAGAGCCCCTTTGGCGGCCTGGGCAACATGAAGTTGGACTCTGCGCAGCTGGGCGCCTCCAAAGTCCAGCAGCTGTTGTCACAGCAGCcagcaaagcagctgaagaGGGACCCTGAAAGACCCGAAAGTGCCAAATCTTTTGGCCGTGAGAGCATCGGCTCCCAGGGTGAGGTTGAAGTGAGACACTTGCCTGTTGGCATTGCTGTGGCTGTGGCCCGACAGAAggacaacagcagcagcagcagcagcaagctgggGCCTAGCCTGGCAGACAGAGATCGCTCGTTGTCTCTCAGCAGCATCAAAG GGCACGGACGCTCGGAGGATGACtgtggggaggagagaagccgCCACCGAGACAGCCACCTCCTGGCAGGGCGCTTGGAGCGGGATCAGGAGAAGCTGCTCAG AGAGAGCAAGGAGCTGGCAGATTTTGCTCGGATACACCCCTCAGGCTGTGCCACCAATGGCTTGAACTCCAACCTCATGGTGACAGGAGGCCCAACCTTGTCGGGCTCCGGGCGCTGGTCTGCAGACCCAGCTTCGCACCTGGCAGCCCACCCCTGGCTCCCCAGGACAGGCAGCCCCTCCATGTGGCTGGCCAGCCACCCCTACG GACTTGGCCACCCTTCTCTACACCAGGGCATGACTCCAGGCTTCCCCCCTGCCATGGGGGGAGCTCTCCCTTCTGCCTACCAGTTTGCCAGAGACCCTCAGTCGGGGCAGCTTGTCGTGATCCCCAGCGAGCACTTGCCGCACTTCG CGGAGCTGATGGACCGGGCACCCCCCTTGTGGCCTGCAATGTACCCCCCAACCAGGAGCTCTCTGCAGCACGCTcaccagctccagctcctctccCATCAGCAGCTGCTGCGGCAGCATGAGCTGTACATCCTGCAGCAGCAAGCGGCCCACGCCATGGAGCTCCAGAGGAGCGCCCAGCTCGTG GAGAGGTTGAAGGCGAGTGAGCAGCGTGCAGACATGGAAGAGAAGGTGACGAAGCGGAGCCTGGACAGTGCCAAATCAGgcctttcctcctctgccccgGGACTGGTGCACCGAAAGCCACCTGTGCTGTCTCCCAGCGCCTCCACGTCCTACAGCAAGGCTGTGAGTCCAcctcccctctctcccaggGCCTCACCCGTGTCTGTGCTCAAAGCTGAGGTGATCCAAAAGATGGAGGAGCCACCTTCGCAGCCAGCCTACTCCTACCCTGCCACCCCCAGCTCCCATCCTTCCAGCCCACCCCCCGCCTCTCCACCCCCTGCCCCTGCCATCCCTCCAAAAGAAGAGGCACCTGAGACTGTGGAGAAGAAAGATCTGGAGCTGGAAAAAGAGGCTGCTGGTCCCTTTCAGGCCTTGTTTCCAG AGATCCCCCCGGGATACCCATTCCagtccctgcctccctccttcGGAAGACACTACCCCTACCTCCTTCAGCCCACTGCAGCATCTGATGCGGACGGCCTGGCTCCTGATGTCCCACTGCCTGCCGAAGGCTCTGAGCACATGGAGCTGTCTCCAGAGGTCAAGCCCATCCATCTATCTCCGTCCAAAATGCTAGAGCCCatccaagcagcagcagaagaggagTCCTTGGAAGAGAGGGTGAAATCTGAGGTGCAGATAGAGGAAGGTCAAGAAGTCATGTGCGAGCAGGACATGGGGACTCTGAACATTGCCACCTCCACAGCCGTCCCAGTGCAGAATGTGGACAATTGCAATCTCCTGTTGCATCAAGGTGAAGCCCTGAGTGCTATGGAGCAGGACCAGGAAGACCTTCAGAGCTGCCCACCCCCTTACCAGGTCATGACTTGCTCGGCAGAAGCAGAGGCCCAGGCAGAGGCTGGGAGTGGAGCAGAAACCTCCATGCACATGGACTATGACGGCTCGCTCGTGCACGCAGAGAGCGAGCCGCCTGAGATGGACCTAACGGCCCAGCAGGAGGAGGCCTCTGTATCCATGGATCTGCAGGGCGGTGATGTGCCCCGGGGGAGGGAGTTTCCCAGCCTTCCCCCTGAGGAGGGGGAGCAGAGGCCAGAGATCTCTTCCTACACAGATGAGGCGATCTCTTGCCCAATCCCAGCTCTGGACATCAAACCGGGCGACCCGTTGGCGGGGATGAATGCTTTGGTGGCTGCCACAGAGATGCCTCAGGCTTGTTCCTTGCTGACTACTGCCAGTGTCACTTCATCGCAGGTGAAGATGGAGGTGTTACCTGACCAGGCTTTGGAGCACTCCTTCCTGCAAGGGATCACTTTGCTGAGTGAAATTGCAGAGATGGAGCTGGAGAAGCGGAAGCAAGAAATGCAAA CAGGTCCAGAGAGTTTCCCTGTCCGGCCAACGTTGGAGAGTTTGCTGGCTGCCAGCACCCACATGCTCATGGAAGTACTTTCCACCCCCTTTATGGAAAGTCTGAAAACCATCCGGCTGCCTCGAGAGCTGAATCCCAACAAAAAGTACAGCTGGatgcagaagaaagatgaaCCC CTGTACTCCATCAAATCGGCCATCGAGAACATGGACGCGATGGAGCTGGACTACAGGATgaggctggcagagctgcagcggCGGTACAAGGAGAAGCAGCGGGAGCTAGTGAAGCTGCAGCGACGCAGGGACTCCGA ggaaaagcaTGACGAGAAAAGTAGAAGCTTGGCGAGAAGAGGCCCTGGAAGGCCCAGGAAGAGGAAACTTGGATCAAGCGCTCTGTCGCCCATtaaggagagagggaagagtgACAGCAAGAGTGGAAA ACTGAGCAAGTCCTTGTTGCTCTCCGAAGACTCCGAGACTGGTGAGGGCATGAAGAAGAGGCACAAAGGGGCCCTCCCGGAGGAGGATGACGATAtggagagcagcagtggcaagATGAAAGGGAGAAACCAGAGCTGGGAAGAGCATGATGTGACTCCCAGCTTCTCAAACGAG CTAAAgctcaagaagaaaaagataccaTCGGATCAGGAGCAGCTGGCTAGCAAGCTCGACAAGGCCTTGTCGCTCACCAAACAAGACAAGCTCAAATCCCCCTTCAAGTTTGCCGACAGCTCTGGGGGGAAGCCAAAAACTAGCGGAGGTGGTGGCAGGTACCTCCCACCCCATGAGGCTCTGCCAagcaaggaggagaagaagaatcTGGCCAAGAACCTGGGCCTGTCGCTTAAAACTGCGAAGGAAGGTAAAAACAAAGTGGCTGCCAAAATGAAGAAGATGGAGGTGGGGTTAAAAGTCAAAAATCAGCTCAAAGTTTCCCATTCACCAGCAATATCTGAAGTTAGCAGCTACTCCTATA ATACGGActcggaggaggaggaggaggaggaggagggatcGCTGAGGGACGAGTGGCCGGCGCAGTCCCCGTCTGGCTCCAAGCCCAGGCCGCCCGGCCTCTACAGCGCGGCGGCCAGGAAGGGCAGCAAGGCGGCCGGCGGCCTCaaggcggccgcccgcgggctCTCGGCCGGGCGGACTCTCAAGCCGAAGCCGGCCGCGGGCCGGAAGCAGCCCTTTTGCTTGCTGCTGCGGGAGGCCGAGGCGGGATCTTCCTTCAGCGACTCCTCGGAGGACTCGTTCGATCAAG ATTCTAgctcagaggaggaagaagaggaggatgaagaggaagaggaggaagtggAGGACTATGGGACGGATGGCACTGACAGGCTTTCGTCGCCTGCCCTTGATGAGAGTGGCCTGGGCCTGCTAGCGAGGTTTGCCGCCAGCGCGATGCCCAGCCCCATCGTTCCCCCTCCGCTTTCCATtgtccagctggaggccaagCAGAAGGCAAAGAAGAAGGAGGAGCGGCAGAGCCTGATGG GGACGGAGTTTGAGTACACTGACTCTGAGAGTGAGATCAAGATCAGGAAGAAATCACCCTCAGGGCTGCTGCGGGGGAAGAAGGGACCACTGGACTCAAGCAGCATCCCACCGAGCCAGGCCCCAAGCAGCCTCGACTCTGGATCCGGGAGCACTGACAAGGCCAAACTTGGGACTGAGAAAGGTCGCAAGCTGAAAAAGTTCAAGTCCCCCAAGGACTTGAGCTTTGAGTTTGGGTTGGAGGCCAGCGATGATGACCTGTGGAACCGGCGCCGGAGTGAGCGGATCTTCCTCCACGATGCCACCATGTCCTCAACCATGCTGACCCCTGCAGTGCCCACCAGCTCCACTCCCGTCTCCAAGCCCGGGCGCTGTGGGAAGGGGGCACCCATGAGCCCCAAAAAGGAGGGCagcaaggggaaggagaggaaggaactAAGCAAG cAGCGGAAGAAGGGTAAAGAAGCACcctgctgctcttcttcctcatccATGTCACCCCCTGGCATCCCTAGCTCCCCTTCTGATGTCCGAGTCAGCCTGGCGAATGCTCTGAGCTCCACCAAGAAGAGCAAAGCCAAGGTGAAAGCCAAGGAGGTGAAGAAAGAG aaccgagggaaaggaggagcagTCAGCAAGCTCATGGAGAGCATGGCAGCTGAGGAGGATTTTGAACCCAACCAAGACAGCAGTTTCTCAGAGGATGAGAATATCCCGCTGAGCATGCTGGTCGAGCGGCCACCCACACCAG CTCCCCGCTCCTGCATAATTGACAAGGATGAGCTGAAAGATGGCCTGCGTGTCCTCATTCCCATGGATGACAAGCTGCTCTATGCTGGTCATGTCAAGACGGTGCATTCACCTGACAT ATACCGCGTAGTGGTGGAGGGTGAGAGGGGAAACCGTCCCCACATCTACTGCCTGGAGCAGCTCTTGCAGGAAGCG ATCATTGATGTGAAGCCACCTTCTGTGCGATTCCTGCCTGAGGGCACGAGGATTGCAGCCTACTGGAGCCAGCAGTATCGCTGTCTCTACCCAGGGACAGTTGTCCGAG GATCCTTGGATATGGAGGAAGATGGAGATCTCATCACAGTAGAGTTTGATGATGGGGACACAGGACGCATCCCACTGTCTCACATTCGGCTTCTACCACCTGACTACAAGATCCAGT GTGCTGAGCCTTCTCCTGCCCTCTTGGTGCCCAGCACCAAGCGCCGTAGCCGTAAATCCAGCAAGGAtgctggagaaggaaaagagggagcATCACTGGGGTCAGAGGAGCCCGTGTCAAAAGGCAAAGGACGTGGGAGAAAGCCAAGTGTCAAGGCGAAAGCTG AAGAGGCTGCCTTGCCAGAGGAGAAAGATCAGGTTGATCCTTCACTTGGTGCCTCTTCAGTCCCAGAGAAGCCAGCCTGCTTGGGCAAGCCAAGTGTGAAAGGGTCGCGAAAATCCCAGTCGCTGCCGGCTGGAGGCTCTCCTGTCCCCACGGAGGAAAAGCGGTTGAAAGCCAGCAAGATGAAGATCTCCACGAAACTGCACAGTTCTCCACAGCCTGCTTACCAGCCTGCTGTGTTTGGCAGCATCCTCAGCACAGAGGCCTACAGTGACCTCCCAGGGACACTGACAGCCTTTGGCTCTGGCGATACTTCAGCGGCAAAAGCCAAGGCCAAAAAAGGGCGGGCCTCAGAAGAGACGCAAGAGTTTGGCACCATGGCCAAGGCTCAGAGGAAGCATGACAGCGAAATCCTGATCAAGCTAGACCATGAAGGCGTGATGTCTCCAAAAACAAAGAAGATGAAGGAGGCAATGAGGATGCTGGAGGACTCAAACATGGCGAGTCGCAGGGACAGCAAGAGTCTCTTGGGGCTGGGCTATTCCCCTGCCATGGGTGCTGAAGGCAAGCAGAAGTCTTCCCGAGGCAAGGGAGCCGAGGGAGATCCTTGCCCTACCAGCTTTGCAGGGAAGTTTGATGGCTCTGGTGAAAGCCTGACTGCCTCAAAGGACCAGGAAGACAAGAcggcagctcctgcagctgtggAGGAGTCTGAGAGCAACAGCAGTGACAGCAGCTCAgagtcagagggagaagaggaggctgagaAGAACCAGGGAGAGGCCCAGGATAGCAGCTCGGCCAGCTCGAGAGCATCCactcctctctcttcctccaactcttcctcctcttcctcttctagcagcagctcctcttcttcctcctcttcctcctcctcttctgcctcaTCGACCTCTTCTTCATCGAGCtccagctcctcttcctcctctaccACAGATGAAGACTCCTCCTGTAGCTCTGATGATGAAGTAGCTGAGGCCCAGCCAAGCTCCTCCATCCAGCAAACTCTCCCTCCCAAGCAAACGAAGCAGGCAGGGAAATCCCGTGCATCCTCCCACCCCCAGAGCCAGAAACAGCCAGCACAGCAGCCGGTACAGCAGCCAGCACCACAGCAGAGCGGCAACAAGAGCAGGCCCAAAAAGCGTGAGGGCATCCACCTGCCCACCACCAAGGAGCTGGCCAAGCGCCAGCGGCTGCCTTCAGTGGAGAACAGGCCCAAGATAGCTGCTTTCCTACCTGCACGGCAGCTGTGGAAGTGGTTTGGGAAACCCACGCAG AGACGAGGAATGAAAGGGAAGGCCAGGAAGCTCTTCTACAAGGCCATCGTCCGGGGCAAGGAGATAATCCGCATTGGAGACTGTGCGGTCTTTCTCTCAGCTGGCCGCCCCAACCTACCCTACATTGGCCGGATCCAGAGCATGTGGGAGTCGTGGGGGAACAACATGGTGGTCCGAGTCAAATGGTTTTATCACCCAGAAGAAACAAACCCTGGGAAGAAACTCAATGAAGGCAAG CGCTGGGATCAGAAATCCGGCAGGAGTCTGTCCACAGCTTTGCAGGCATCCAACCAGAGGAAGGACTTTATGGAG CGAGCCCTCTACCAGTCCTCTCATGTGGATGAAAATGATGTCCAGACCATCTCACACAAGTGTCTTGTTGTTGGTCTGGATCAATATGAGCAGATGctaaagacaaagaaatacCAAGACAGCGAGGACCTCTACTACCTTGCAGGGACCTACGAGCCCACTACGGGCATGATCTTCAACACCGATGGGGTCCCTGTCATCTGCTGA